The genomic segment GCCTTGAAATCTCAAAGGACTCCTTTATTGACAAGGAACTGAAGGATTATTATTCTGACCTGCTTTATAAAATCAATCTGGCAGGCAGACCCGGGTATGTTTATATTTTGTTTGAACATAAAAGTTATCAAGACAGACTGGCACCTCTCCAGGTTCTTGAATACATGCCCAAAATCTGGCGGCTGCATTTAAAACAGCATAAAAAAGAACCGCTGCCTGTAATAATTCCCATGTTTTTATATCACGGACAAAGCAGGTGGAAGGATACAAAATTTTCAGATTTAATGGAAAATTCAGCTTCCCTGCTGTCTGCCTATGTTCCTGATTTTGAATATGTCATGATTGATCTGACACAATATTCAGATGAAGAAATAAAAGGAACAGTTCTGTCCCGTGTTGTCATGCTGCTGTTTAAACATATCTTTGACCCTGATATTATTGAAAAACTTCCTGGTATTTTTTCTTTGATGCAGGAAATTGTAGAAGCTGAAGATGGACTTCATTTTCTTGAGACAATTCTTAGATACGTTTTCAGCACAGTTGATTTATCAGTTGACGAAATCAAGGGGATTGTTGAAACATCCATATCCCCTGAGAAAGGAGATGAAATTATGACTTTAGCAGAAAGATTGAAAAATGAAGGATATCAAAATGCAATGAAAGATACTGAAAAATTAATTAAGAATGCTGAAAAAACAGTGAAGAATGCTGAAAGAACAACCCAGATTGAGGCTATCCAGATGGGCTTGATGATAAAATTTAAAGACCAGTATCAAAAGTTTATGGCAGTCATTGATAAGGTTGAGGATATTGAAAAACTTAAACAAATCAAACAGGCTGTAATAAAAGTAAAAGATGAATATGAATTTCGTAAATTGATTGAACAGTGAAAAATCAAGACAGCTGCTGCTGATATTCTGCAAAATTATCTTCCTGATGATGTGGTAAAACTTATTGATATTAACAGTCTTGAAATCTCAAAGGATTCTTTTATTGACAAGGAACTGAAAGATTATTATTCCGAATCTGCGGGATTCAGGCTTGGTAAGTACCTGTGCATAAATTTATTAACATTTTATGTAGCGACTGTTATAAAACATTTGCACAGGTACTTACTTAACTAGCGCGGGAATTTATTCCCGTGTCTGCTTTCTCCGGTAAAAAATCTTGCGGTCAACTTTAAGAAGTCTGGCAGCACCGGCTTTATTATTGTTACATTTTTTCAGGGCTGCTTCCATAATATAATCCATTACAGAGTTAAGGGAAAAATCATTGTCATTTAAATCAATATTTATGGATATATTGTCATTATTATTAGAGACAATATTTTGATTTTGTTGTACATTGCTCAGGTTGAGATGTTCTGGCCTGATAAGTTCTCCGTTGTTTATGATAGCGGCACGTTCAATACAATTTTTCAATTCCCTGACATTGCCGGGCCAGTGATAATTTTCAAGCTCTTCCATTGCTGCCTGGGACACACCTGGGATGGGTTTTCCGATTTCATGACGGAACATGGTTATAAAATAATGAACAAGCAGATGAATATCTTCTTTCCGGTCTCTTAAAGGAATAAGGTTTATGGGATAGGAATTGGTCCTGTGAAATAGATCTTTGCGGAATTTGCCTTGATTCACCAGGTCTTCAAGATTTTGATGCGTTGCTGTAATAATTCTGGCATTTGTCTTAATACTTTTGTCAGACCCCAGCATTTCATAGGTGCGTTCCTGTAAAACCCTTAAAAGTTTTGCCTGGAGGTCAGCGTGCATATCACCAATTTCATCAAGAAGCAGGGTACCGTTTTGGGCAAGTCCGAATTTTCCTGTCCTGTCTTTGTCTGCACCTGTAAAAGCTCCTTTAACATGACCAAAAAGCTCGCTTTCCAAAAGGGTTGATGGGATTCCTGCACAGTTTACAGCAATAAAACGATTTACCAGGCATCCTGAAGCATTGTGGATGGCACGGGCTATCAATTCTTTGCCTGTGCCGCTTTCTCCATAGACAGCAACACTTGTTTCAGGGCTTTTTGCTACTTTTTTTGCAAGATTAATGGCTTTGAGCATTAAAGGGGAATGGGTAATAATATTTTGAAAGCCCTGGCGCTTTCCCTGGTATTCTCTTAGTTCCTTATTTTCCAGGATCATGCGCCGATAGTTTATTGCACGCCGGATAACAGCTAAAAGTTCATTTGAATCATAGGGTTTTGTAATATAATCATCAGCCCCTTTTTTCATGGAAACAACAGCTTTATCTATACTTCCGTGTCCAGTCAGTATGATAAATGGAATATCTTCGTATAATTTCTTGACCACATTTAATAATTCTATACCATCCATCTCAGGCATAACCTGGTCTGAAATAATTAAACAAATAGAATTTTTTTTGAGAATCTCAAGTGCATCTTTGGCACTTGAAGCTTTTAAGGTATTATATCCCCATCTGCTTAAATGTGATTCAAGCATAAAAAGTGCGCTCTGGGAATCATCAATAATAAGTACTGAATTATCCATAAGTTATACTAACATGTTTTTTGAAATTTCTGCCTTGATATCCACAAAATCATGTTCAAGTTTAATAATATACATATCAATCATCTGCTGTTGATTTTCTATGCAGTTCTTTTCTAAATTTTCTGCTGACTTCATCATGGAATCTGCTCTCATGTTTGCAGCAATTCCTTTAATGGTATGGGCATTTAATTTTACGGAGACAAGATCATTATCTTTTAATGCTTGTTTCATATGTTCAATTCTTTGAGGAATTTCATATATGCAGATAGTTAAAAAATTCTTAATTATCTTTTTATCCCCGCTGAACTGGATTAACAGCTTATTAATGTCAATAATATTAATACTCATATTTCAGCCTTAAATTATTGTGTTAAAATTATATAATAGCATAATTAAGAGATAAAAGCACATTCAAATTACCTGGGATATATAATTTTTAAAATAAAATAATTTGAAATTTTTACAAAAGAGACATACTATCACAGCCATTAGACAACAACTGCATGGAAATTGTATAAGAAAAGAAAAAAAGCGAGACAATAATGACATTACAACCCATTGATTTTGTTCATCTTCATTTGCATACCCAGTACAGCCTTCTGGACGGGGCTATCCGTATTGATGCTCTTTTAAAAAGGGCCGGGGAATTTGGCATGACTGCCGTAGCTTTAACTGACCATGGAACCATGTTTGGAGCAGTTGAATTTTATGAAAAAGCCAATAAAGCAGGTATAAAGCCCATTATAGGCTGTGAATGCTACCTTGCACCAAGAAAACTCAGTGATAAAACCAGCCTTGACGGCAAAGGATTGTGCCACCTGGTTTTGCTTGCAAAAGATCAAACAGGTTATAAAAATCTGTGCAGACTTGCAAGTATAGGGCAGCTGGAAGGGTTTTATTATAAGCCGAGAATTGATAAAATAGTTTTAAAACAATACAGCAAAGGTCTTATTGCTTCATCTGCCTGTCTTCATGGAGAGATACCCAGACTGCTTAAAGATGACAGGATTGACCAGGCTGATGAAGCTGCCCGCTTTTACCTGGATGTTTTTGGAGAGGATAATTTTTACCTGGAGGTTCAGCACAACGGCATTCCTGCCCAGGAAAAGGTAAACCAGGGACTTTTGGATATGAGCCAGAGGCTTTCCATTCCCTTGATTGCCACCAATGACTGCCATTACCTGGATAAGGAAGATGTCCGTGCCCATGATGTTCTGCTCTGCATTCAAACAGGCAAAACTATTAATGATCCAGGCAGGTTTAAATTTGCAACAGATGAACTTTATTTTAAATCAGGCCGTGAAATGCAGGCACAGCTAGGGCATTATCCTGATGCCTTGTCCAATACCCTTGAAATAACAAAAAGGTGTAATATTGAGTTTGATTTTAACACCTATCATTTTCCCAAATTTACATCTGCTTCTGCTTCTGATGCTGATCTTTCAGTTGATGAGATGTTTGAAAAAAAGGTCAGGCAGGGGTTTTCTGTCCGCATGGAAAAGATTAAAATCAAAAACCCTGATATTGATGAAAAAATTTACCTGGAACGTCTTGATTATGAAATTAATATTATCAAGCAGATGGGGTTTCCAGGATATTTTCTTATTGTTGCAGACTTTATTCAATATGGAAAGGAAAACGGGGTACCAGTAGGGCCTGGACGGGGAAGTGCGGCTGGAAGCATGGTTGCATACAGTATGGGCATTACAGACCTTGACCCCATAGAACACGGCCTTATTTTTGAACGGTTTTTAAACCCTTCCCGTATAAGTATGCCTGATATTGATGTTGATTTCTGCATTAACGGCCGGGAAAAAGTGTTTAAATATGTTGTTGAGAGATACGGGGGCGGTGATTATGTTGCCCAGATTATTACATTTGGAAAACTTAAGCCCCGTGCTGTAATCCGGGATGTGGGCCGTGCTTTGGATATTCCTTTAAAAGAGGTTGATTCCATTGCAAAGATGGTTCCCGAGGTTCTTAATATCAGCCTTGAAAAAGCTCTTGAACAAGAACCCAGAATTTTGGAACTGGCTGACAAAGATTCCAGGATTGCAGATCTTATAAAGATATGCCGGACCCTTGAAGGACTGCCCCGCCATGCTTCCACCCATGCGGCTGGTGTTGTTATCGGCGACAAACCGCTTGTGGAATATCTGCCGTTATATAAAGGTAAAAAAGGTGAAGTTGTTACCCAGTTTGATATGAAGCGGGTTGAGCAGATAGGACTTGTGAAATTTGATTTTCTCGGCCTGAGAAATCTTACAGTCATAGAAAATACACTTCAGTTGATTGAATCAGGAGGAAAACCCAGGCCTGATCTGCTTCTTATAGATTTTAATGATCCAAAAACCTATAAACTCCTTTCTGCAGGTGATACAACAGGCGTGTTCCAGCTTGAAAGCTCAGGCATGAAAGAGCTTCTGACCCGTCTGAGGCCTGCTTGTTTTGATGATGTTACTGCCCTTGTTGCCCTGTACCGTCCAGGACCTTTAGACAGCGGCATGGTTGACGATTATGTGGAACGCAAGCACGGCCGCCAGCAGGTAAGCTATCTTGTACCTGAACTGGAACCTTTGCTTCAGGAAACATACGGGGTTATTTTATATCAGGAACAGGTTATGAAGATAGCAGGCAATCTTGCAAGCTATTCAATGGCTGAAGCTGACGGCCTGCGTAAAGCCATGGGTAAAAAAATTGTTGAAATCATGGCCCAGCATCGTGAACGTTTTACCAAAGGAGCTGTTAAAAACGGATTTCCAGAAAATAAGATTACCCAGCTTTTTGACTTAATGGAAAAATTCGGGGGATATGGATTTAATAAAAGCCACAGTGCAGCTTATGCTTTAATAGCCTATCAGACCGCCTGGCTTAAAACCCATTACCCTGTGGAATTTATGGCCTCGCTTCTGACAAGTGAAATGGGAAATATTGACAGTGTTGTTAAATTTATTGCAGAATGCAGAAGCCACGGTATAGATGTTTTACCGCCTGATATTAACGAAAGTTTTAAGGAATTTAATGTTGACAGGGGAAAAATACGCTTTGGTATGGTTGCTGTAAAAAATGTGGGTGAAAATGCAATTGATGCAATTATCAAAGCAAGACAGGAACACGGCAGATTCTCCTCTTTATATGAATTTTGTGAACGTGTTGATCTGAAAAAGATTAATAAGCGTGTTATGGAGAATCTGATTCAATGCGGTGCTTTTGATTCAACAGGTGCCCACAGGGCACAGATGATGGCAGCTCTTGAAGAAGCTCTGGATTATGGACAGCGTGTTCAAAAGGAAAAAGACAGTCCTCAAATGGGGCTTTTTGACATGGGAATGGATGCACAGCCAGTCAATCCTCCCTCTCTGCCTCAGGTTACCAGGTGGGATGAAAAACAGGTTTTAGCTCTTGAAAAAGAATCCCTGGGATTTTACATTACAGGACATCCTCTTGGTGCTTATGAAAAGATTTTAAATAAGTTTACCAATGCAGATACCCTGTCAATAAAAGAAAAAAACGATAAAGAGCCTGTGCGTATCTGCGGTATTATTACAAATATTAAAACCATTAAAACCAAAAAAGGGGATAATATGGCTTTTGTTACTACCGAAGATATGACAGGTACAATTGAAACCATAGTATTTCCATCTGTTTATGATCAGTTTTCCGAGATATTAACAAATGACAAACCGGTTCTTATTGAAGGACAGTTACAGAAAAATGAAAAAAATATAAATATTTTGGCTGATAAGATAGTTTCCATAGACAAGGCTGAAGAAACCTGGAGTGCCAGTATTCATATTAACCTGGATATTACAAAAACAGACAAGGATATTCTTGTTAAACTGAGACAGGTTTTTGATAATTACCCTGGAAACTGTCCAGGATATATTCATCTGCTTGATCCTGGAAACACGGAAGCCATTATATCTGTATCTCAAGATATTCAACTGGCACCAGGTGAAAAACTGACCCGGGAGGTAAACTCAATTCTTGGGTATAATGCTGTGGAAACAGCATGTAAGGCAGCTTCAACCTCCATTGCCTCAGACAGAAAAGGGAAAAACGGAAATTTCAGGACATAAAATGCGGGTAATAATATTTGCAAATGGTGAATTTAATGAATTTTCCAAAAATCATGTTAAGCCGGGTGATTATATTATTGCAGCAGATGGAGGGGCAATTCACTGTATCGGCATGAAAATCATCCCTGATGTGGTAATAGGTGATTTTGATTCATTATCTTATGAAACCTTACAAACCCTTAAAAAGCCGGGAACCAGGATTCTGAGTTTTCCTGCAAAAAAAGATCAGACAGATATGGAACTGGCAATGGATTACGCTTTATCTCAGGGGGCAGAAGAAATTATAATACTTGGTGCCCTGGGTGCGCGCTGGGATATGACATTTGCCAATGTACTGCTCATGGCAAAAGATGATTATTCAGGTGCTTCTATCCGTATTATTGATCAATATACCGAGATTTTTCTGATAAAACCAGGGGGGGAGACTGAATTGTCAGGCAGTGAGGGCGATATGGTTTCCCTTATTCCCCTGGCAGGAAATGTTCTGGGTGTAACAACAAAGGGCCTTGAATATTCACTTGATAATGAAATACTTTTTTTTGGGTCTCCAAGAGGGGTAAGCAATCTTATGGCCCAAAAAAAAGCCGTGATACATATCAATCACGGGATTTTACTCTGTATTTTAATACATAAACCTGATTAATCTTGATCTATGCTGTTTTTTTCAGGCACCACTATATGTACCATGGATTTGTTATAAAACATAAAAGTGCCCCGGTTCTTTTTTGCTTCATACATAGCCACATCTGCACATTTTATCAATTCCTCTATATCAACCGCATCTTTTGGATATGCACTTATGCCTATACTTGGTGTAATAAAATCTATGACATGATCTTTAATTTTATATGGTCTGGACAGATTTTCAATAATTCTTCTGGCTGCTGTTTCAGGACAGGAGGGTTGAACATTATTAAGTATAACAGTAAATTCATCCCCCCCAAGCCTGCATATATGATCGGTTTCACGCAAAGAGGCTTTCAGCCTTATTGCAACCTCTTTTAAAACCTCGTCTCCAATATCATGACCAAAATTATCATTAACCTGCTTAAACCTGTCTAAATCCATATAAAAGATATTTTTTTCAATCTCATCCCGCTTTGCAAATGCCAGGGTTTCTTTAAGTTTTTGAAAAAATGCTTTTCTATTATAAAGCCCTGTAAGTGAATCGTGATAGACTAAAAAGAGCAGATCGCTTATATCCCTGGCAATTCCCCTGAATCCTATGGTCTCATTTGTATCATCTTTTATAAGTGATACAGATATCTCTACATAGCAAATAGTTTTGTCTTTTCTTATCAATCTCCATTCAAATCCCCTTCTGGGTTTTCCGGTTTCATAGGCTTTTCTAAAGGTTTCAAAAGCTTTTGCTTCAGTTTCTTCGTCTGTAAACTCCCTAAAATTCATGCCTACAAGCTCATCTTTGGAATAACCCATCATTTTGTAAAAAGCGTCATTAAAAAATATAAGATTGCCCAGAAGATCGACTTCATAAAAAAATTCCTCAATATTTTCCAGCATTGCCCGGTAACGGTCTTCACTTTTGCGCAAAGAAATTTCCTCAGCACGGCTGTTTTCAATTTTCTGCTCTAATCTTTTTACAGTAAGAGAACAATCATAAGCGCGTTCTCTTGCCAGTTCATTGTCCCGAATCAGCTGATTGCGTTTATTTTGACAATCAGCCAGTTTTTGCTTAATAATTCCACAATCTTTTACCATTTTGTGTAAAACTGCCCCAAGTATTCCGATCTCACCTTTTCCAGCAATATAACTGCATAAGGAAATATCTCCTTTAATAATAAATTCCTCGGCTATGGTTTTAAGATGATTTATGGGTGTGAGTATGTGATTTAAAATCAGGATAATGATGATTATGGAAACCAGGCAGCCGATAATAAAAAATAAAAGAATGCTGTTATGCAGTTCTGAATTAATTACGGGAAGGAAAAAAAACAAAAAAACAGATGAATATCCCAGGAAAATAACTATAAAAGATATTAAGATTTTTCTAAAAAGAACAGATGAAAACATACGCTCCTCAATTTAACTTATGAAAACCGAAAGCGCGTCTTTTCTGGCATTGACATGCTGTATTGTTACGCGGACAAGGTCCTCAGGCTTAACGCTGATACCGCTTGACAAAGGAAGGGGACATTCAACCATATATTCGGTCATAAGTGTCAAATAGCTGTTTCTGCGTTTTTTAAGCACAATAGCTTCTTCTTTCTGCCCTATCCTGGTTTCAAGATATTTGAGCAGCCAGTATCGTTTTCTTCTGTTTTGAAGTCTTGACACATACATCATAGGCTGTTCAAGAGCATTTATGATTTTTTGAATTTCCTCTAATTTACATGGTGCATTAAGACCAAATATGGAACGGAGCTGTCTTTGGGTAATAAGGTCAAAATATTTTCGTATAGGAGATGTACATGTTACATATTCATCAAGTCCTAGTCCTGAATGGCGCTCTGATTCAGGGTTTAATACAAACCTGCTTAATAATTTTCTCTGCATCCAGTTTTGATAAAGAGTACCGTCCTCATCTTTGTAGAGCCGGTCTTTTGGGCCTGGCTGTGATCTGAAAATAGCCGGCATCTTATTTTCTGAAAGAAATTTTGCCATAAGCCAGTTTGCCATTATCATTATTTCAGAAACCAGCATCCGCCCCGGGCTTTCCCTGTTGGTTTTATTTACAATAAGATCCCCGTCTTCATTTATCCAGACATTGACTTCAGGAAGAGATATCTGCACTGCTCCGTCAGAAAGCCTTTTTTGTCTGAATTTCTGGGCTATTTTCTGGAGGATTATAATATCAGCATTGTCTTCTGCCATGAGATTGACATCATAATAAGTAAGTTTTTCACTAACCTTGATAATACTTGGTACAATTTCATAATCCATTATATCGCCTGAAAGACTTAAACGGATCATTGTGCTTATGGCAGGTCTTATCTCTCCAGCTTTAAGGCTGCACCTGTCTTCTGCCAGGCTTGGGGGAAGCATGGGAATTTTCATGTCAGGCATGTATATTGAGCTTCCCCTTATTATTGCTTCCTTGTCAATGGGGCTGTCTTTATCAACAAAATGACCTACATCAGAAATATGAACCCCTAAAAGATAGTGATCTTCCTTAACCTCAAGGCTGATGGCATCATCAAAATCAAGTGTTGACTGACCGTCAATAGTTATAATGGGAAGAGATGTAAAATCCTTTCTGTTTTCTTTTAAAAAAGATTCTTTACAGGACTGGGAAATATTAAAAGTATATTGTGTCAGTTTTTCAGAAAATTCAGTTGGTACAGCATAACGGTAAATATCAATATTTTCATTTGAATTCCATATATCAAGTTTGACAAACACATGAAACAAAATTTCAGAATCACCAATACCGGCATTTGCAAGTATTGATTTTCCAAGATCACTGTACGGGCTTTCTTTTTCAAAAAGATAAAAGGATTTGAGTATTTTTACAAACTCCTTTTGATCTTTATTTAAATCTTTATTGTTGTTGGTGCCTGCAAGTATTTTTTTAAGCCAGTCTCCTCCTGCTTCAATAATCCGGTTTTTTTCTTCTGCTTCACGTGCTTTTGCACCGGCCTGGTTGACCTGCTCCTCTGAATAAGGAAAAAATCCATCCTGAGTATATTTAAAATAAATCCGGCTGGCAAAAAAAGCCCTTACAACCGCAGCTTCATAATCCCCTTCCAGGTTATTGGGAAAACAGAACTCAGTCATGGTTTCAAGATCAATCCATTCCTGTTCTGTGTTCAGGATTTCCCACAATTCTTTAATCTGGATTTGAGCTGCCAGTTGTTTACGGAATTGGGCTTTCTCTTTTAAACAGCCTGCCAGTTTTTCTCTTCCCATAGAAAGGTCGAGATTAATTTTTGACTTGTGTGACAGCCGGTTTACAGAAAGCTTGACTTCCCTGTTATTTTCATTAAGAAGACGCAGGCGCTGGTTTTTTATTTCCAAAACAACAGCACATATTATCTTCTGACGATCAATATATTCTACAATATTTCCTGATTCCATAACTTACCATCATATCAATACACCATATGAAAGTCAATCTAAGGGTTAATGAATCATTGATTTTAATATCAGGCTAATTCTTTTCCCTGTAATTAAAGCATATCCATCCTATTGACAGGGTTCCGGCAAAGAATAAAACCAGGCAGATTATTTCCCTTGATACGGTTTTGATATTTCCCTGGCGTACAAATATATCTGTCAGTGCATTAAGCCCCCATGCCAGGGGTGATATATTGCTGATTAGCTGCATGGTTTTTGGCATAACATAAACAGGTACCATAATCCCCCCGATTGCTGCACCTATTACAACTGATACTGCCCCGAACATGGAAGCCTGTTCATAGGTTCCTGCGATGCTTCCAAGCATTACCCCGTAACCTGAAGCAGCAAGGGCAGCAGCCATAACAACAAAAAATACAGCTAAAGGTTCGCTACCCATTTCAAAAACAGGCATACCAAAAAGCGGCAGAAAATATTTTCCAATAAGCATAATAATGGTAAACTGGCACAAACATACCAGAACATATGCCATTACCTTTCCAATAAGCAGAATCCCATAAGAAACAGGAAGGGTCATAAGCCTGGTTAGAGTCCCGGTCTGCCTTTCCCTTATTAAAGAACCTCCTAAGGGAACAACTATGAAAAACATGCCGAAAAGTGCCCATGCAGGTACATTCTGCTGTACTGATGTAGGAAGTTTGGATGACTGGCCCGGGGCTGCCTGTTTTTCCTTAATATCCATTAACCGGCTGGATCCCCATTCATGACTCATGGCAGGAAATCTGCCTTGCGCAATATCAGTACCAAAGATTGATCCCAGTATTGCATCTGCCTGTTTTGGAACAGCCTCAGACAATGCCCTGGCTTTCAGCTCCATTTCAACCTGGAGTATTATACGAAAAAGAGCATTTATTAAAGAACTTCGAAATGAACCCTGGACAACAGGGTCAAAGTAAACAATAAGTTCAGGAACAGAAACATCCTTATCTCCAGTAAGATTATTATTTTTAAATATCCCTGAAACCTGGTACTCTATTCTTTTAGTAATGCCTTCTGTCATGCCTTCAGGTATAATAACGCAAAATTGAAAATCACCTTTTGCAAGAGCGGCTTTTGCTCTTTGTTCATCAGGTTCTTTTCCATCTATGGTCTTTTCCATCTCAATAGAATTTAAAACCAAAATCTGTTTTTCAATAATTCTGCCCAGTTCATTATTATCCTTATCAATAAAAAGCATCTTAATATCTGTTTCACCTGTGGCTTTTAATATATTTTCCTGGACAAGAGAGATGACAACAACCAGGAAAGCAGGCATAAGAAATAATACTAAAAGCCCTGATTTATCCCTGATTAAAAGCAGGAGTTCTTTATATACGGCAGCCAAAAATTTTATTATAAACATCAATCTCTTAATTTCCTGCCTGTAAGTTTGATAAAAAGATCACCCAGGTTTCTGCATCCAGGCTCTTTTGCAATTAACCTGTCAGGCTCACCGTTGACAATAATCCCGCCTTTATCAATAATTCCCAGCCGGGTACAGATTTTCTGGGCTTCTTCCATATAATGTGTGGTGTAAATCATGCTGACTCCCTGCTTTCCCAGCAAGATTAGTTTTTCAAGAATCATATTCCTGGACTGGGCATCAATACCTACTGTTGGTTCATCCAAAAATAAAAGGCAGGGTTTATGCAAAATACTTGCAGCCAGGTTTGCACGTCTTTTCATGCCTCCTGAATAGGTTGAGATTCTCTGATCTGCCTTTTGCTCCAGTCCGGTCAGCTCAAGGCTTTCCACAACCCTGGATTTCAGTTTTTTACCCATCAGACCGTACATTCTGCCAAAATACATAAGATTTTCCCTGGCACTAAGATCAGGATACAAAGCAATATCCTGGGGCACAAGACCAAAAAGATTTCTTGCTTTTGCAGGATGTTTAAATACATCAATTCCACAGACTTCAACCTTGCCCCTGTCAGGTTTTATCAAGGAACTCATTATAGAAATAGCTGTTGTTTTTCCAGCTCCGTTTGGTCCCAGAAGGCCAAATATTTCACCTTTTCCTATATTCAGGGAAAAGTCTTTAAGTGCTGTATTTCCCGTTTTTCTGTATGTTTTCTCCAGATTTTCTGCAATAAGTATTTCCAAAGTTTAATTTTCCTGTGTAACTTAAAAATCAAAAATACTGTCCATAATTAAGCAGCTCTGTCAACAGAATTATTGTTGCTTTTTAAAACAAAAAAAGTATAATCCCAGATTTATTTCTGCCACTGCTAGATTAAATTGAGGGATTATGAAAATATTATTAATAAATCCGCCTAACTGCGGTAAAAGTATTCCTGAACAGGA from the Desulfonema limicola genome contains:
- a CDS encoding diguanylate cyclase; the protein is MFSSVLFRKILISFIVIFLGYSSVFLFFFLPVINSELHNSILLFFIIGCLVSIIIIILILNHILTPINHLKTIAEEFIIKGDISLCSYIAGKGEIGILGAVLHKMVKDCGIIKQKLADCQNKRNQLIRDNELARERAYDCSLTVKRLEQKIENSRAEEISLRKSEDRYRAMLENIEEFFYEVDLLGNLIFFNDAFYKMMGYSKDELVGMNFREFTDEETEAKAFETFRKAYETGKPRRGFEWRLIRKDKTICYVEISVSLIKDDTNETIGFRGIARDISDLLFLVYHDSLTGLYNRKAFFQKLKETLAFAKRDEIEKNIFYMDLDRFKQVNDNFGHDIGDEVLKEVAIRLKASLRETDHICRLGGDEFTVILNNVQPSCPETAARRIIENLSRPYKIKDHVIDFITPSIGISAYPKDAVDIEELIKCADVAMYEAKKNRGTFMFYNKSMVHIVVPEKNSIDQD
- a CDS encoding ribonuclease catalytic domain-containing protein; the protein is MESGNIVEYIDRQKIICAVVLEIKNQRLRLLNENNREVKLSVNRLSHKSKINLDLSMGREKLAGCLKEKAQFRKQLAAQIQIKELWEILNTEQEWIDLETMTEFCFPNNLEGDYEAAVVRAFFASRIYFKYTQDGFFPYSEEQVNQAGAKAREAEEKNRIIEAGGDWLKKILAGTNNNKDLNKDQKEFVKILKSFYLFEKESPYSDLGKSILANAGIGDSEILFHVFVKLDIWNSNENIDIYRYAVPTEFSEKLTQYTFNISQSCKESFLKENRKDFTSLPIITIDGQSTLDFDDAISLEVKEDHYLLGVHISDVGHFVDKDSPIDKEAIIRGSSIYMPDMKIPMLPPSLAEDRCSLKAGEIRPAISTMIRLSLSGDIMDYEIVPSIIKVSEKLTYYDVNLMAEDNADIIILQKIAQKFRQKRLSDGAVQISLPEVNVWINEDGDLIVNKTNRESPGRMLVSEIMIMANWLMAKFLSENKMPAIFRSQPGPKDRLYKDEDGTLYQNWMQRKLLSRFVLNPESERHSGLGLDEYVTCTSPIRKYFDLITQRQLRSIFGLNAPCKLEEIQKIINALEQPMMYVSRLQNRRKRYWLLKYLETRIGQKEEAIVLKKRRNSYLTLMTEYMVECPLPLSSGISVKPEDLVRVTIQHVNARKDALSVFIS
- a CDS encoding ABC transporter permease, producing MFIIKFLAAVYKELLLLIRDKSGLLVLFLMPAFLVVVISLVQENILKATGETDIKMLFIDKDNNELGRIIEKQILVLNSIEMEKTIDGKEPDEQRAKAALAKGDFQFCVIIPEGMTEGITKRIEYQVSGIFKNNNLTGDKDVSVPELIVYFDPVVQGSFRSSLINALFRIILQVEMELKARALSEAVPKQADAILGSIFGTDIAQGRFPAMSHEWGSSRLMDIKEKQAAPGQSSKLPTSVQQNVPAWALFGMFFIVVPLGGSLIRERQTGTLTRLMTLPVSYGILLIGKVMAYVLVCLCQFTIIMLIGKYFLPLFGMPVFEMGSEPLAVFFVVMAAALAASGYGVMLGSIAGTYEQASMFGAVSVVIGAAIGGIMVPVYVMPKTMQLISNISPLAWGLNALTDIFVRQGNIKTVSREIICLVLFFAGTLSIGWICFNYREKN
- a CDS encoding ABC transporter ATP-binding protein, coding for MEILIAENLEKTYRKTGNTALKDFSLNIGKGEIFGLLGPNGAGKTTAISIMSSLIKPDRGKVEVCGIDVFKHPAKARNLFGLVPQDIALYPDLSARENLMYFGRMYGLMGKKLKSRVVESLELTGLEQKADQRISTYSGGMKRRANLAASILHKPCLLFLDEPTVGIDAQSRNMILEKLILLGKQGVSMIYTTHYMEEAQKICTRLGIIDKGGIIVNGEPDRLIAKEPGCRNLGDLFIKLTGRKLRD